From Pseudonocardia autotrophica, one genomic window encodes:
- a CDS encoding thymidine phosphorylase: protein MSARTYSAVEIIAAKRDCRELTRDQIDWVVAAYTRDEVAEEQMAALAMAVLLNGMDAAETAHWTQAMIDSGEVLDFGDVGRPLVDKHSTGGVGDKITLPLAPLVAACGAAVPQLSGRGLGHTGGTLDKLEAIPGWRASLSTDEITAQLAEVGAVICATTPTLAPADRRLYALRDVTGTVESVPLIASSIMSKKLAEGTGGLVLDVKVGSGAFMKTAARAGELADAMTAIGAAHDLPTTALLTDMSRPLGRCVGNALEVEESVEVLRGGGPPDVVALTVALATEMLALAGITDADPAQVLASGAAHDVWERMIAAQGGDPSAPLPVARHVETVTAERSGIFSGADALAVGTAAWRLGAGRARKEDPVQAGAGVRLLVAPGDEVRAGTPLLELHTDTPDRIADARRLLAGAALLITGDPPPARELVLDVRRG from the coding sequence ATGAGCGCCCGGACCTACAGCGCCGTCGAGATCATCGCGGCCAAGCGGGACTGCCGGGAGCTGACCCGCGACCAGATCGACTGGGTGGTCGCGGCCTACACCCGCGACGAGGTCGCCGAGGAACAGATGGCCGCGCTCGCGATGGCCGTGCTGCTCAACGGCATGGACGCGGCCGAGACCGCGCACTGGACCCAGGCCATGATCGACTCCGGCGAGGTGCTGGACTTCGGCGACGTCGGGCGGCCGCTGGTCGACAAGCACTCCACCGGCGGCGTCGGGGACAAGATCACGCTGCCGCTGGCACCGCTGGTCGCCGCCTGCGGCGCGGCCGTCCCGCAGCTGTCCGGGCGCGGCCTCGGGCACACCGGCGGCACCCTGGACAAGCTGGAGGCGATCCCCGGCTGGCGGGCGTCGCTGAGCACCGACGAGATCACCGCGCAGCTCGCCGAGGTGGGCGCGGTGATCTGCGCGACGACGCCCACCCTGGCGCCGGCGGACCGGCGGCTGTACGCGCTGCGCGACGTCACCGGGACCGTCGAGTCGGTCCCGCTGATCGCCAGCTCGATCATGAGCAAGAAGCTCGCCGAGGGGACCGGCGGGCTGGTGCTCGACGTCAAGGTCGGCTCCGGTGCGTTCATGAAGACCGCTGCCCGGGCCGGTGAGCTGGCCGACGCGATGACCGCGATCGGTGCCGCGCATGATCTCCCGACGACGGCACTGCTCACCGACATGTCCCGCCCGCTGGGCCGCTGCGTGGGGAACGCGCTGGAGGTCGAGGAGTCGGTCGAGGTGCTGCGCGGCGGCGGCCCGCCGGACGTCGTCGCGCTGACCGTGGCGCTCGCCACCGAGATGCTCGCGCTCGCCGGGATCACCGATGCCGATCCCGCGCAGGTGCTGGCCTCCGGGGCGGCGCACGACGTGTGGGAACGGATGATCGCCGCCCAGGGCGGGGACCCGTCGGCGCCGCTGCCGGTCGCCCGGCACGTGGAGACGGTCACCGCGGAGCGGTCCGGGATCTTCTCCGGTGCGGACGCGCTCGCCGTCGGGACCGCGGCCTGGCGGCTCGGCGCGGGGCGGGCCCGCAAGGAGGATCCGGTACAGGCGGGCGCCGGGGTGCGGTTGCTCGTCGCACCCGGCGACGAGGTGCGGGCCGGGACACCGTTGCTGGAGCTGCACACCGACACCCCGGACCGGATCGCCGACGCCCGGCGGCTGCTGGCCGGGGCGGCGCTGCTGATCACCGGCGATCCGCCGCCGGCGCGCGAGCTGGTGCTGGACGTCCGGCGCGGCTGA
- a CDS encoding SRPBCC family protein has protein sequence MDRAELTVQAAPERVWDLISDITRAGEWSPEAVGGRWSGGATGPATGARFVGLNRHGVIRWPTHCRVTECEPGRRFTFVVTESKTAWGWTLTPTDDGAGTHLVAWREGVGTPALPIRLLQRSGLLGRDREALMRDGLEQSLQRVRTIVESAAR, from the coding sequence GTGGATCGAGCCGAGCTGACCGTGCAGGCCGCACCGGAGCGGGTGTGGGACCTGATCTCCGACATCACCCGGGCGGGTGAGTGGAGCCCGGAGGCCGTCGGCGGCCGCTGGAGTGGTGGTGCCACCGGCCCCGCGACGGGTGCACGGTTCGTCGGGCTCAACCGGCACGGTGTGATCCGCTGGCCGACCCACTGCCGGGTCACCGAGTGCGAGCCGGGCCGCCGGTTCACCTTCGTGGTGACCGAGTCGAAGACGGCATGGGGCTGGACACTCACCCCCACCGACGACGGCGCGGGCACCCATCTCGTCGCCTGGCGGGAGGGCGTGGGCACACCCGCGCTGCCGATCCGGCTGCTGCAGCGCAGCGGGCTGCTCGGCCGGGACCGGGAGGCCCTGATGCGCGACGGGCTGGAGCAGAGCCTGCAGCGGGTGCGGACGATCGTGGAGTCCGCGGCCCGGTAG
- the murJ gene encoding murein biosynthesis integral membrane protein MurJ: protein MREDRPAQRAPIPRPVMPERAGRAPAESAEEVTRPVGRPVTPPDDGPPTTPIERVPDAGEPEGRPSENAGSLVRSSGMMAIASLISRLTGFLRNLAIVAVLGFAVVNDSYTVSNTLPNIVYELLLGGVLTSVMIPVLVRAQAEDPDGGEQFTRRLLTVVGAALLLATLLAMIAAPLLTQLYLGSGDGGEANPALATAFAWLLLPQIFFYGIGALLGAILNSKQMFGPFAWAPVLNNVVVLGVLAVYALVPGEISADPVRMGDPKLLVLGLGTTLGIVVQAAVLVPFMRRVGFRYRPVWGWDPRLSLAGGMALWIIGYVLVGQAGYIVTTRVAAAADGGSFTTYMNAWLLLQVPYGVLGVSLLTALMPRMSRAAAQGDTDQVVTDLSLGARLSVVGLVPIAAVMTAFGGALGTALFSVGAGSGEGAARLGETVAWSAFGLLPYSVTMLQMRVFYAMTDSRTPTMIQVVMVGVKIPLLLACPLLLPPGQVVLGLAAANSLSFVGGALIGQWLLRRRLGRVRSVEVLRCLLKVTLASAVAAAAAWGLTRLAEPAIADWPVVAQAWTLLVGGTLVALPLAVAGMRLLKVAELDAVFRRLARR, encoded by the coding sequence ATGCGTGAGGACCGACCGGCCCAACGGGCTCCGATACCCCGTCCGGTGATGCCGGAGCGGGCCGGACGTGCACCCGCGGAGTCCGCCGAGGAGGTCACCCGCCCGGTCGGGCGACCGGTGACACCGCCGGACGACGGCCCCCCCACCACCCCGATCGAGCGGGTGCCCGACGCCGGGGAACCCGAGGGACGGCCGAGCGAGAACGCCGGATCGCTGGTCCGCTCCTCCGGCATGATGGCGATCGCCAGCCTGATCAGCAGGCTGACCGGCTTCCTGCGGAACCTGGCGATCGTCGCGGTGCTCGGGTTCGCGGTCGTCAACGACTCCTACACGGTCTCGAACACGCTGCCGAACATCGTCTACGAGCTGCTCCTCGGCGGTGTCCTGACCAGCGTGATGATCCCGGTGCTGGTGCGCGCCCAGGCCGAGGACCCGGACGGCGGCGAGCAGTTCACCCGGCGCCTGCTGACCGTCGTCGGGGCGGCGCTGCTGCTGGCCACGCTGCTCGCGATGATCGCCGCCCCGCTGCTCACCCAGCTGTATCTGGGCTCCGGCGACGGCGGCGAGGCGAACCCGGCGCTCGCGACGGCGTTCGCCTGGCTGCTGCTGCCGCAGATCTTCTTCTACGGGATCGGGGCGCTGCTCGGCGCGATCCTCAACTCCAAGCAGATGTTCGGGCCGTTCGCCTGGGCACCGGTCCTGAACAACGTCGTCGTGCTCGGCGTGCTCGCCGTCTACGCGCTGGTCCCCGGCGAGATCTCGGCCGACCCGGTGCGGATGGGCGACCCGAAGCTGCTGGTGCTGGGGCTGGGGACGACGCTGGGCATCGTCGTCCAGGCGGCCGTGCTGGTGCCCTTCATGCGCCGGGTCGGGTTCCGCTACCGGCCGGTGTGGGGCTGGGACCCACGCCTGTCGCTGGCCGGCGGGATGGCGCTGTGGATCATCGGTTACGTGCTGGTCGGGCAGGCCGGCTACATCGTCACCACCCGGGTCGCCGCCGCGGCCGACGGCGGCTCGTTCACCACCTACATGAACGCCTGGCTGCTGCTGCAGGTTCCCTACGGGGTGCTCGGGGTGTCCCTGCTGACCGCGCTGATGCCGCGGATGAGCCGGGCCGCAGCGCAGGGCGACACCGACCAGGTCGTGACGGACCTGTCGCTCGGTGCCCGGCTGTCCGTCGTCGGGCTGGTCCCGATCGCGGCCGTGATGACCGCGTTCGGCGGGGCGCTGGGCACCGCGCTGTTCTCGGTCGGCGCCGGGAGCGGGGAGGGCGCCGCGCGGCTCGGCGAGACCGTCGCCTGGTCGGCGTTCGGGTTGCTGCCCTACTCGGTGACGATGCTGCAGATGCGGGTCTTCTACGCGATGACCGACTCCCGCACACCGACGATGATCCAGGTCGTCATGGTCGGTGTGAAGATCCCGCTGCTGCTCGCCTGCCCGCTGCTGCTGCCCCCCGGCCAGGTCGTGCTGGGACTGGCCGCTGCCAACTCGCTGTCCTTCGTCGGCGGCGCGCTGATCGGCCAGTGGCTGCTGCGCCGCAGGCTCGGCCGGGTCCGCAGCGTCGAGGTGCTGCGCTGCCTGCTGAAGGTCACGCTCGCCTCCGCGGTCGCCGCGGCGGCCGCCTGGGGGCTGACCCGGCTCGCGGAGCCGGCCATCGCGGACTGGCCGGTCGTCGCGCAGGCCTGGACGCTGCTGGTCGGCGGCACCCTCGTCGCGCTGCCGCTGGCCGTCGCCGGGATGCGGCTGCTGAAGGTCGCCGAGCTGGATGCGGTGTTCCGGCGGCTCGCCCGCCGCTGA
- a CDS encoding BMP family lipoprotein, with translation MRAADRRAPERGRTFVRNNQRIGRRGRFATAIAVGAVAALALSGCARDTGGGGAAQGECERVAPPSVPAASAEPAPEAAPADASALRVGLAYDIGGRGDASFNDAAAAGLDRAVSELGLVRENTREATAQPGESEDAGTTRLRQLAEGGFNPVIAVGFNYANGVQTVATEFPDTQFAIVDDDTVDLPNVTPLVFAEEQGSFLVGAAAALKTETCRVGFVGGVDSPLIQKFDAGYEQGAKAVAPDIQVDSAYISPAGDFTGFNDATRGTEIAAGQYDGGADISFAAAGQSNQGVFAAAQTAGQRAIGVDSDQYNSPQLTSVRDVIMTSMIKRVDVAVFDYVNAVAGNTVEALPERFDLANDGVGYSTSGDFVDDIAPQLEAYRAAIIAGEIEVQSTR, from the coding sequence ATGCGCGCCGCCGACCGGCGGGCGCCGGAACGGGGGAGGACGTTCGTGCGGAACAACCAGCGCATCGGACGGCGAGGCAGGTTCGCGACCGCGATCGCGGTCGGGGCCGTCGCGGCACTCGCGTTGTCGGGCTGTGCCCGCGACACCGGCGGCGGGGGAGCCGCGCAGGGTGAGTGCGAGCGGGTCGCACCGCCGTCGGTCCCGGCGGCGAGCGCGGAGCCGGCCCCGGAGGCGGCGCCCGCGGACGCGAGTGCGCTGCGGGTCGGCCTGGCCTACGACATCGGCGGGCGCGGCGACGCGTCGTTCAACGACGCCGCCGCGGCAGGTCTGGACCGCGCGGTGTCCGAGCTCGGCCTGGTCCGGGAGAACACCCGGGAGGCCACCGCACAGCCCGGCGAGAGCGAGGACGCCGGGACGACCCGGTTGCGCCAGCTCGCCGAGGGCGGGTTCAACCCGGTGATCGCGGTCGGCTTCAACTACGCCAACGGCGTGCAGACCGTCGCGACCGAGTTCCCGGACACCCAGTTCGCGATCGTCGACGACGACACCGTCGACCTGCCGAACGTCACCCCGCTGGTGTTCGCCGAGGAGCAGGGCTCGTTCCTGGTCGGCGCCGCGGCCGCGCTGAAGACCGAGACCTGCCGGGTCGGCTTCGTCGGCGGCGTGGACAGCCCGCTGATCCAGAAGTTCGACGCCGGCTACGAGCAGGGCGCCAAGGCCGTCGCGCCGGACATCCAGGTCGACTCCGCGTACATCTCGCCGGCCGGTGACTTCACCGGGTTCAACGACGCCACCCGCGGCACCGAGATCGCCGCCGGCCAGTACGACGGCGGAGCCGACATCTCCTTCGCCGCCGCCGGGCAGTCCAACCAGGGCGTGTTCGCCGCCGCGCAGACCGCGGGGCAGCGGGCGATCGGGGTCGACTCCGACCAGTACAACTCACCGCAGCTGACCTCCGTCCGCGACGTGATCATGACGTCGATGATCAAGCGGGTGGACGTGGCGGTGTTCGACTACGTCAACGCGGTCGCCGGGAACACGGTCGAGGCGCTCCCGGAGCGGTTCGATCTCGCCAACGACGGCGTCGGCTACTCCACCTCCGGTGACTTCGTGGACGACATCGCACCGCAGCTCGAGGCCTACCGGGCCGCGATCATCGCCGGTGAGATCGAGGTCCAGTCCACCCGGTGA
- a CDS encoding ABC transporter permease produces the protein MRRLGGAVVAPALAIGVAALLCAIALLISGASPWTALTTIGSQLGSGTVAVDTVNSAAVYYIAALAVAIGFQMRLFNIGVEGQFRVAACVAAIVGGTVILPPVLHTVLIMLVAMLTGAAWIAIPALLKAYRGVSEVISTIMLNAIATGLIAYLIRAETFGELRGNNITTPPIPESGWFPGIDVGNGRIFGMVAVAAVLGVGYWFLLGRTRFGFELKASGESKTAASAGGVNARRTILIALLLSGAVAGLVGLPELLGRDHAYTLSSPQGYGFTGIAIALLGRNHPVGIALGALLWAFLDKSAVALDVVGIPREIVLIMQGLIVLSVVVAYEVVRRIERRAEQRRVAAEVPQQPVGAST, from the coding sequence GTGAGGCGCCTGGGCGGCGCCGTCGTCGCACCGGCGCTGGCGATCGGGGTCGCCGCACTGCTCTGCGCCATCGCCCTGCTGATCAGCGGCGCGTCGCCGTGGACGGCGCTCACCACGATCGGATCCCAGCTCGGCTCGGGCACCGTCGCGGTGGACACGGTCAACTCGGCGGCCGTCTACTACATCGCGGCACTCGCGGTCGCGATCGGCTTCCAGATGCGGCTGTTCAACATCGGCGTCGAGGGCCAGTTCCGGGTCGCCGCCTGCGTGGCCGCGATCGTCGGCGGGACGGTGATCCTGCCGCCGGTGCTGCACACCGTGCTGATCATGCTGGTGGCGATGCTGACCGGGGCCGCGTGGATCGCGATCCCGGCGCTGCTCAAGGCCTACCGGGGCGTCTCCGAGGTCATCTCGACGATCATGCTCAACGCGATCGCCACCGGGCTGATCGCGTACCTGATCCGCGCCGAGACGTTCGGCGAGCTGCGCGGCAACAACATCACCACGCCGCCGATCCCGGAGTCCGGCTGGTTCCCCGGCATCGACGTCGGCAACGGGCGGATCTTCGGCATGGTCGCGGTCGCGGCGGTGCTGGGTGTCGGCTACTGGTTCCTGCTCGGCCGGACCCGCTTCGGGTTCGAGCTGAAGGCCTCCGGGGAGTCGAAGACGGCGGCGTCGGCGGGCGGGGTGAACGCGCGCCGGACCATCCTGATCGCGCTGCTGCTCTCCGGGGCGGTCGCCGGTCTGGTCGGGCTGCCCGAGCTGCTGGGCCGCGACCACGCCTACACGCTCAGCTCGCCGCAGGGCTACGGCTTCACCGGCATCGCGATCGCGCTGCTGGGCCGCAACCATCCGGTCGGCATCGCACTCGGCGCGCTGCTCTGGGCGTTCCTGGACAAGTCCGCCGTGGCACTCGACGTCGTCGGCATCCCCCGGGAGATCGTGCTGATCATGCAGGGCCTGATCGTGCTCTCGGTCGTCGTCGCCTACGAGGTGGTGCGTCGGATCGAGCGGCGTGCCGAGCAACGCCGGGTCGCCGCCGAGGTACCGCAGCAACCGGTGGGGGCGTCGACATGA
- a CDS encoding ABC transporter permease, giving the protein MTAAVLERAGRLPGWARSALIAAGLVLILSVTVTLTGQTQLASSGTSEAAVRLGLPILFAALGGLWAERAGIINIGLEGMMVLGTWGAAWAGYQWGPWAAVLGGLAFGALGGLVHAIATVTFNVNHIVSGVAITLLGTGLTKYLATLVFTPVSQNPRQSPRLEGFEQFSVPGLSSGLQALEAQQRVFVSDLAGLLSGLVTGLTPIVVLGFGLVPVSYWILWRTSFGLRLRSSGESPVAAESLGVNVIAHKYVAVIVSGALAGLGGAALVLNPGQLGYLENQVGGRGYIGLAAMIFGNWRPAGLLVGSALFGYVDGLQLRAGGEAVHALLYGATLVAVVVAVLWAIRRMWTATAVALGAGAVVYALYWAFDTVPSEFASYAPQLVTLIVLAAASQRLRPPARLGDEYRRGEGG; this is encoded by the coding sequence ATGACCGCGGCGGTGCTGGAACGGGCCGGGCGGCTGCCCGGCTGGGCACGATCGGCGCTGATCGCGGCCGGGCTGGTGCTCATCCTGTCGGTCACCGTGACGCTCACCGGGCAGACCCAGCTCGCCTCGTCCGGAACCTCCGAGGCGGCCGTCCGGCTCGGGCTGCCGATCCTGTTCGCCGCGCTCGGCGGGCTGTGGGCCGAACGCGCCGGGATCATCAACATCGGCCTCGAGGGCATGATGGTGCTCGGCACATGGGGCGCGGCGTGGGCCGGCTACCAGTGGGGGCCGTGGGCCGCGGTGCTGGGCGGGCTGGCATTCGGTGCGCTCGGCGGCCTGGTGCACGCGATCGCGACCGTCACCTTCAACGTCAACCACATCGTCTCCGGTGTCGCGATCACGCTGCTCGGCACCGGCCTCACCAAGTACCTGGCGACGCTGGTGTTCACCCCGGTCTCGCAGAACCCGCGCCAGTCACCCCGGCTGGAGGGCTTCGAACAGTTCTCGGTGCCGGGACTGTCATCGGGGTTGCAGGCGCTGGAGGCCCAGCAGCGGGTGTTCGTCTCCGATCTCGCCGGACTGCTGTCCGGCCTGGTCACCGGCCTGACCCCGATCGTCGTGCTGGGCTTCGGGCTGGTGCCGGTCAGCTACTGGATCCTCTGGCGGACCTCCTTCGGGCTGCGGCTGCGCAGCTCCGGCGAGTCCCCGGTGGCCGCCGAGTCGCTCGGCGTGAACGTGATCGCGCACAAGTACGTCGCGGTGATCGTCTCCGGTGCGCTGGCCGGTCTCGGCGGCGCCGCACTGGTGCTCAACCCCGGCCAGCTCGGCTACCTGGAGAACCAGGTCGGCGGCCGCGGGTACATCGGCCTCGCCGCGATGATCTTCGGCAACTGGCGGCCGGCCGGGCTGCTGGTCGGGTCGGCACTGTTCGGCTACGTCGACGGGCTGCAGCTGCGGGCGGGCGGCGAGGCGGTGCACGCGCTGCTCTACGGCGCGACGCTGGTCGCCGTCGTCGTCGCGGTGCTGTGGGCGATCCGCCGGATGTGGACGGCCACCGCGGTCGCGCTCGGCGCCGGGGCCGTGGTCTACGCGCTGTACTGGGCGTTCGACACCGTGCCGAGCGAGTTCGCGTCCTACGCGCCGCAGCTGGTCACGCTGATCGTGCTGGCCGCGGCGTCCCAACGACTACGACCACCGGCGCGGCTCGGCGACGAGTACCGGCGCGGGGAGGGCGGATAG
- a CDS encoding D-alanyl-D-alanine carboxypeptidase family protein produces MTSAPSPRAVSRIAALAVPGRLLLLSLPLLLLGAAPAVAAPAVAVPPVAVPSVAVPSVAVPSAAVPPVAAPPVAAPPVALPSVAMPAAGSPPAGLPPAGLPSAAMPSAAMPAAGSPAGTAYVAGLCPGQEVPPGPPAEEEAAPVAPLPVPDPPVGGLTGCAEAHAGPVPPPPVGVASYLVADLDSGAVLAARAPHARHRPASTIKLLLALVVDDGLPPERIVTGTVEDANIEGSRAGIGPGGRYSVEQLLHGLLLASGNDAAHALARELGGTPATLAAMRDTARGLGALDTRPATPSGLDGPGMSSSAYDLALVLREALDRPRIAAVLRAPGIAFPGFADRPGFELGNGDRMFGTPGFLGGKNGFTDAARHTYVGAVERDGRRLVVALVRGEPQPLRMVDQARALLDWGFGVTANGIGTLVAQVPPGGGEPAAPGSPAAPGDPAAQEGSGPAEGAGSSEGSGSSEGTGPSGDPEPSGGAPEAGAEGAGPAEAAVVGGVAAAVGVVAAAVAVLRRRLRR; encoded by the coding sequence GTGACCAGCGCCCCGAGCCCGCGGGCCGTGTCCCGCATCGCGGCGCTCGCCGTCCCGGGACGGCTCCTCCTGCTGTCGCTTCCACTGCTACTGCTCGGCGCGGCGCCCGCCGTGGCGGCCCCCGCCGTCGCGGTGCCGCCCGTCGCGGTGCCGTCGGTCGCAGTGCCATCCGTCGCAGTGCCGTCCGCCGCAGTGCCGCCGGTCGCAGCACCGCCGGTCGCAGCACCGCCGGTCGCGCTGCCGTCAGTCGCAATGCCGGCCGCCGGCTCGCCGCCCGCCGGATTGCCGCCCGCCGGATTGCCGTCCGCCGCGATGCCATCCGCCGCGATGCCGGCTGCCGGGTCACCGGCCGGCACGGCGTACGTGGCCGGGCTCTGCCCCGGCCAGGAGGTACCGCCGGGGCCGCCCGCCGAGGAGGAGGCCGCGCCGGTGGCGCCGCTGCCGGTGCCCGATCCGCCGGTCGGCGGCCTCACCGGCTGCGCCGAGGCGCATGCCGGGCCGGTCCCGCCACCGCCGGTCGGGGTGGCGTCGTACCTGGTCGCCGATCTGGACTCGGGCGCGGTGCTCGCCGCCCGCGCGCCACACGCCCGGCACCGGCCGGCGTCGACGATCAAGCTGTTGCTCGCGCTCGTCGTCGACGACGGGTTGCCGCCGGAGCGGATCGTCACCGGCACCGTCGAGGACGCGAACATCGAGGGCAGCCGGGCCGGGATCGGCCCCGGCGGCCGCTACTCCGTCGAGCAGCTGTTGCACGGCCTGCTGCTGGCCTCGGGCAACGACGCGGCGCATGCGCTCGCCCGCGAGCTCGGCGGCACCCCGGCGACGCTCGCCGCGATGCGGGACACCGCCCGCGGGCTCGGCGCGCTGGACACCCGGCCGGCCACGCCGTCCGGGCTCGACGGGCCGGGCATGTCGTCGTCGGCCTACGATCTCGCGCTGGTCCTGCGGGAGGCACTGGACCGGCCGCGGATCGCCGCCGTGCTGAGGGCCCCTGGCATCGCGTTCCCGGGGTTCGCCGACCGTCCGGGGTTCGAGCTCGGCAACGGCGACCGGATGTTCGGCACACCCGGCTTCCTGGGTGGCAAGAACGGGTTCACCGACGCGGCGCGGCACACCTATGTCGGCGCCGTCGAGCGGGACGGGCGCCGGCTGGTGGTGGCGCTGGTGCGCGGCGAGCCGCAGCCGCTGCGGATGGTCGACCAGGCACGCGCGCTGCTCGACTGGGGATTCGGCGTCACCGCGAACGGAATCGGGACGCTGGTGGCACAGGTCCCGCCCGGAGGCGGCGAGCCCGCCGCTCCCGGGAGCCCCGCGGCCCCCGGGGACCCCGCCGCACAGGAGGGCTCCGGGCCGGCGGAGGGCGCTGGATCATCGGAAGGCTCCGGGTCATCGGAGGGCACCGGGCCCTCCGGCGATCCGGAGCCGTCCGGAGGTGCACCCGAAGCCGGTGCCGAGGGGGCCGGTCCGGCCGAGGCGGCCGTCGTCGGAGGGGTGGCCGCCGCGGTCGGCGTGGTCGCAGCGGCCGTGGCCGTGCTGCGACGCCGGCTGCGGCGCTGA
- a CDS encoding ABC transporter ATP-binding protein, translating into MTEQQNAVELRGITKRFPGVVANDCVDLAVRGGEVHALCGENGAGKSTLMKILYGMQAPDDGTIAVAGEPVHFRSPADAIAAGIGMVHQHFMLADNLTVAENVLLGAEKRHGMRKAARARIAELSRTVGLFAGGADTRSAGAGLDLLVEHLGVADRQRIEILKVLYRGARTVILDEPTAVLVPQEVDELFATVRSMQADGYTFLFISHKLDEVRAIADRITVIRRGRTVGTADPGSVTNSQLAEMMVGSELPSPETRESTVTEREVLRVEGLGLADPAGGRDLLDGVDLVVHAGEVLGVAGVEGNGQTELVETIMGMRTHARGRVLLSGADVSGLSTMARRERGVGYIPEDRSRHALLGDQPLWANRILGFQSRPPIGRRGLVDRAAARADTERIVTGFDVRTPGIDVTAAALSGGNQQKLVVGRELSGDPVLLIAAHPTRGVDVGAQAGIWAELRRARAAGLAVLLISADLDELIGLSDTLAVILDGRLVGTADPATVTPEELGTKMTGASA; encoded by the coding sequence GTGACCGAGCAGCAGAACGCGGTCGAACTGCGCGGGATCACCAAGCGGTTCCCGGGCGTCGTCGCAAACGACTGTGTGGACCTCGCCGTACGCGGCGGCGAGGTGCATGCGCTCTGCGGCGAGAACGGTGCCGGCAAGTCGACCCTGATGAAGATCCTCTACGGGATGCAGGCACCCGACGACGGCACGATCGCCGTCGCCGGGGAGCCGGTGCACTTCCGGAGCCCGGCCGATGCGATCGCCGCCGGGATCGGGATGGTGCACCAGCACTTCATGCTGGCCGACAACCTCACCGTCGCCGAGAACGTCCTGCTCGGGGCGGAGAAGCGGCACGGTATGCGGAAGGCGGCCCGCGCGCGGATCGCCGAGTTGTCCCGGACCGTCGGCCTGTTCGCGGGGGGCGCCGACACTCGTTCCGCCGGCGCCGGTCTCGACCTGCTCGTCGAGCACCTCGGCGTCGCGGACCGGCAGCGGATCGAGATCCTCAAGGTGCTCTACCGGGGCGCCCGCACGGTGATCCTGGACGAGCCGACCGCGGTGCTCGTCCCGCAGGAGGTCGACGAGCTGTTCGCGACCGTCCGGTCCATGCAGGCCGACGGCTACACCTTCCTGTTCATCTCGCACAAGCTCGACGAGGTGCGTGCGATCGCCGACCGGATCACCGTGATCCGGCGCGGCCGCACCGTCGGCACCGCCGATCCGGGGTCGGTCACCAACTCGCAGCTGGCCGAGATGATGGTCGGCTCCGAGCTGCCGTCGCCGGAGACCCGCGAGTCGACGGTGACCGAGCGGGAGGTGCTCCGCGTCGAGGGGCTCGGGCTGGCCGACCCGGCCGGCGGCCGGGACCTGCTCGACGGCGTCGATCTCGTCGTGCACGCCGGTGAGGTGCTGGGGGTGGCCGGCGTCGAGGGCAACGGCCAGACCGAGCTGGTCGAGACGATCATGGGTATGCGGACGCACGCCCGCGGCCGGGTGCTGCTCTCGGGCGCCGACGTGTCCGGGCTGTCCACGATGGCCCGCCGCGAGCGCGGCGTCGGCTACATCCCCGAGGACCGCTCCCGGCACGCCCTGCTCGGCGACCAGCCGCTGTGGGCGAACCGGATCCTCGGCTTCCAGTCCCGGCCGCCGATCGGGCGCCGCGGGCTGGTCGACCGGGCTGCCGCGCGGGCCGACACCGAGCGGATCGTGACCGGCTTCGACGTCCGGACACCCGGCATCGACGTCACCGCCGCCGCACTGTCCGGTGGCAACCAGCAGAAGCTCGTCGTCGGCCGGGAACTGTCCGGCGACCCGGTGCTGCTGATCGCCGCGCACCCGACCCGCGGTGTCGACGTCGGCGCGCAGGCCGGCATCTGGGCCGAGCTGCGCCGGGCCCGCGCGGCCGGTCTCGCGGTGCTGCTGATCTCCGCCGACCTGGACGAGCTGATCGGACTGTCCGACACGCTCGCCGTGATCCTCGACGGGCGTCTGGTCGGCACCGCCGATCCGGCCACCGTCACCCCGGAGGAGCTGGGAACGAAGATGACCGGAGCCTCCGCGTGA
- a CDS encoding cytidine deaminase, whose translation MVAPDPPVPDWDALRSAAVTTAGWAYAPYSGLRVGAAALVDDGRVVTGCNVENASYGLGVCAEVTLAGQLRLSGGGRLLAVACRSVAGGLLMPCGRCRQVLYEFGGPELLCDTPRGVLPFAEVLPDAFGPDDLPGGPR comes from the coding sequence ATGGTGGCGCCCGATCCGCCCGTCCCCGACTGGGACGCGCTGCGCTCGGCCGCCGTCACCACGGCGGGCTGGGCGTACGCGCCCTACTCCGGACTGCGGGTCGGCGCCGCCGCGCTGGTCGACGACGGCCGCGTGGTGACCGGCTGCAACGTCGAGAACGCCTCCTACGGCCTCGGCGTCTGCGCCGAGGTGACCCTCGCCGGGCAGCTGCGGCTCTCCGGCGGCGGCCGGTTGCTGGCGGTCGCCTGCCGGTCGGTGGCGGGCGGGCTGCTGATGCCGTGCGGCCGCTGCCGCCAGGTGCTGTACGAGTTCGGCGGACCGGAGCTGCTGTGCGACACCCCGCGCGGGGTGCTCCCGTTCGCCGAGGTGCTGCCGGACGCGTTCGGCCCGGACGACCTGCCGGGGGGCCCGCGATGA